In Nocardia yunnanensis, one DNA window encodes the following:
- a CDS encoding IclR family transcriptional regulator, with the protein MNRDSPKPTEGAQAVHRTLALLRCFGDSTNDLSASDLARRTELALSTTHRLLQAMAATGFLEQDSDTARYRLGPSMAELGRIAYHRRELHRAEPELAALSQRTGVVADLAVRLGAEAVILVGGSLDGDNRRALRRPLHSTALGKVLLAWPDPAEREPETLTALTDRTITDPDALHAELTRVRAAGFAVNDEESASGVRTVAVPVLDAADRARFALALRSTPEVLASARLGWFAEQAAACASALEVLLIPPAQRRVAARPPIVAG; encoded by the coding sequence GTGAACAGAGATTCGCCCAAGCCCACCGAGGGCGCGCAGGCGGTGCACCGGACCCTCGCGCTGCTGCGCTGTTTCGGTGACAGCACCAACGACCTGTCGGCCTCGGACCTGGCCCGCCGCACCGAGCTGGCGCTGTCCACCACCCATCGCCTGCTGCAGGCCATGGCCGCGACCGGATTTCTCGAGCAGGATTCCGACACCGCCCGCTACCGGCTGGGCCCCTCGATGGCCGAGCTCGGCCGCATCGCCTACCACCGCCGCGAATTGCACCGGGCCGAACCGGAATTGGCCGCGCTGTCGCAGCGTACCGGCGTCGTCGCCGATCTGGCCGTGCGGCTCGGCGCCGAGGCGGTGATCCTGGTGGGCGGATCGCTCGACGGCGACAATCGCCGGGCGCTGCGCCGGCCGCTGCACTCGACGGCGCTGGGCAAGGTGCTGCTGGCGTGGCCGGATCCGGCCGAGCGCGAGCCGGAAACCCTGACCGCGCTGACCGATCGGACGATCACCGATCCGGACGCGTTGCACGCGGAGCTGACTCGCGTGCGCGCCGCCGGATTCGCGGTCAACGACGAGGAATCCGCGTCCGGGGTGCGCACCGTCGCGGTGCCGGTGCTGGACGCGGCCGACCGCGCGCGCTTCGCCCTCGCCCTGCGCTCCACCCCGGAGGTGCTGGCCTCGGCGCGGCTGGGCTGGTTCGCCGAACAGGCGGCGGCCTGCGCGAGCGCCCTCGAGGTCCTGCTGATCCCGCCCGCGCAGCGACGCGTCGCGGCCCGCCCGCCGATCGTGGCGGGCTGA
- a CDS encoding YihY/virulence factor BrkB family protein, with the protein MNPVERVQRAVRWVDTWQQRHRPAAFVFAVFKKFGDDQAGNLVSLLTYNAFLATFPLLLVLVTITGIVLRNHAGLQRQVVNSAFSEFPIVGGQLHEQLGVTAFQGTGLALTVGIVGAVWGARGFANAVQNTLNTLWAIPKVDRPGFPGNLLRSIGLLAVLAFTVAVPICAAALTAAGSRVGLSGLPAQLLVLVVSSLLDGALFLGVFRLATAAQVSTRALIPGAFVAGVAWQLLLNLAGVLLSHTVRHAEAIAGLFGIVLGLLSWFALQATITVYAIEADVVRALKLWPRSLTQPPLTRADKSYLTAVTGAEARRPEQRIDVEFTPPDRPAPEK; encoded by the coding sequence ATGAATCCTGTGGAGCGGGTGCAGCGGGCGGTGCGGTGGGTGGACACCTGGCAGCAGCGGCATCGGCCGGCCGCGTTCGTGTTCGCGGTGTTCAAGAAGTTCGGTGACGATCAGGCCGGCAACCTGGTGTCGTTGCTGACCTACAACGCCTTCCTGGCGACCTTTCCCCTCTTGCTGGTGCTGGTCACCATCACCGGGATCGTGCTGCGCAATCACGCCGGGTTGCAGCGGCAGGTCGTCAATTCGGCGTTCAGCGAATTTCCCATCGTGGGTGGGCAATTGCATGAGCAGTTGGGGGTGACGGCCTTCCAGGGGACCGGCCTGGCGTTGACGGTGGGGATCGTGGGGGCGGTGTGGGGCGCGCGTGGGTTCGCCAATGCGGTGCAGAACACGCTCAACACGCTGTGGGCGATACCGAAGGTGGATCGACCCGGATTCCCGGGCAATCTGTTGCGCTCGATCGGGTTGCTGGCGGTGCTGGCGTTCACCGTCGCGGTGCCGATCTGCGCGGCGGCGCTCACCGCGGCGGGGTCGCGGGTCGGGCTGTCGGGGTTGCCGGCGCAGCTGCTCGTGCTCGTCGTCTCGAGTCTGCTGGACGGGGCGCTGTTCCTCGGGGTGTTCCGGTTGGCAACGGCGGCACAGGTTTCCACTCGTGCGCTGATTCCGGGTGCGTTCGTCGCCGGGGTGGCCTGGCAGTTGCTGTTGAACCTCGCCGGGGTGCTGCTGAGTCACACGGTGCGGCACGCGGAGGCCATCGCGGGGCTGTTCGGCATCGTGCTGGGGTTGCTGAGCTGGTTCGCGCTGCAGGCCACCATCACGGTGTACGCCATCGAGGCCGATGTGGTGCGCGCGCTGAAACTGTGGCCGCGCAGCCTCACCCAGCCGCCGCTGACTCGGGCCGACAAGTCGTATCTGACCGCCGTCACCGGGGCCGAGGCCCGTCGCCCCGAGCAGCGCATCGACGTCGAATTCACCCCGCCCGATCGGCCCGCGCCCGAGAAGTGA
- a CDS encoding MupA/Atu3671 family FMN-dependent luciferase-like monooxygenase: MSTPSDSATVLDFFVEWAADRLERDAVDPHSPLTALGLDSVKAAELMTILEDRFDTEITAEDIFDGLSLADVAALVDAGRGLEQPPASPAPGPRPGGRPRRAMDFSLLFFASDAQQHGDGRYRLLLDSARFADAHDFRAIWVPERHFHSFGGLYPNPAVLGAALATATERVRIRAGSVVLPLHHPIRIAEDWSVIDNLSGGRVDLAFATGWNADDFVLADQHYADRVERTRTGIDTVQRLWRGESVTLPNGAGEQRAVRIFPAPLQPALPTWLTCSGGVERFEMAGALGVNVLTALLFQEVDELGAKVAAYRAARARHGHDPDAGLVTVMLHTFVGADEARVRATVEGPFKRYLEDSVDLWRRGSEALDSLDAKTRAKVLDFAFERYYRNNGLFGTPDSTAAMVGRLRAIGVDEIACLIDFGIPDAEVLTGLEALAQLKRAAAQSV; this comes from the coding sequence ATGAGTACCCCGTCCGACAGTGCGACCGTGCTGGACTTCTTCGTCGAGTGGGCCGCCGACCGGCTCGAACGCGATGCGGTGGACCCGCACTCGCCGCTCACCGCGCTGGGCCTGGACTCGGTCAAGGCCGCCGAACTGATGACGATTCTCGAGGATCGCTTCGACACCGAGATCACCGCCGAGGACATCTTCGACGGCCTGAGCCTGGCCGATGTCGCGGCCCTGGTCGACGCGGGCCGCGGCCTCGAGCAGCCGCCCGCGAGCCCGGCCCCGGGACCGCGTCCGGGTGGACGGCCGCGTCGCGCGATGGATTTCAGCCTGCTGTTCTTCGCCAGCGACGCCCAGCAGCACGGTGACGGCCGCTACCGGCTGCTGCTCGACAGCGCCCGCTTCGCCGACGCGCACGATTTCCGCGCGATCTGGGTGCCGGAGCGGCACTTTCACAGCTTCGGCGGCCTCTACCCCAACCCCGCCGTGCTGGGCGCGGCGCTGGCCACCGCCACCGAGCGGGTGCGTATCCGCGCGGGCAGCGTGGTGCTGCCGCTCCATCATCCGATCCGCATCGCCGAGGACTGGTCGGTCATCGACAACCTGTCGGGCGGCCGCGTCGATCTGGCCTTCGCCACCGGCTGGAACGCCGACGATTTCGTGCTCGCCGACCAGCACTACGCCGATCGGGTCGAGCGCACCCGCACCGGCATCGACACCGTGCAGCGGCTGTGGCGCGGCGAATCGGTGACCCTGCCCAACGGCGCCGGGGAACAGCGCGCGGTCCGCATCTTCCCCGCCCCCTTGCAACCGGCCCTGCCGACCTGGCTCACCTGCAGCGGCGGCGTCGAACGCTTCGAGATGGCCGGCGCACTGGGCGTGAATGTGCTGACCGCCTTGCTGTTTCAGGAAGTGGACGAGCTGGGGGCGAAGGTGGCCGCCTACCGTGCCGCCCGCGCCCGGCACGGGCACGACCCCGACGCCGGCCTGGTCACCGTCATGCTGCACACCTTCGTGGGCGCCGACGAGGCGCGGGTGCGCGCGACCGTGGAGGGACCGTTCAAGCGTTACCTCGAGGATTCGGTGGATCTGTGGCGGCGCGGGTCGGAGGCCCTCGACAGTCTCGACGCCAAGACCCGGGCCAAGGTGCTGGACTTCGCGTTCGAACGCTACTACCGCAACAACGGCCTGTTCGGCACCCCGGATTCGACGGCGGCCATGGTCGGCCGGCTGCGCGCGATCGGGGTCGACGAGATCGCCTGCCTCATCGATTTCGGCATCCCGGACGCCGAGGTGCTGACCGGTCTCGAGGCGCTGGCACAACTGAAGAGAGCAGCGGCGCAGTCCGTGTAG
- a CDS encoding fatty acyl-AMP ligase, whose protein sequence is MQRSRGKAQDYRESGARTLVDVLSARLLDTPHRPAYIFAGRREQRQVIDHRELWERVAGLAERIIAETERGDRVALLCPPGPDFVCGFFACLTTCRIAVPVHLPLSAPQVAKLTAILRDSGARAAIAPLSVVPVDSAQLGGIRLIDSEQAGRGLGFEPEFAPDPDDIAFLQYTSGSTGMPKGVMVRHRNLMENLGTLRAKYRLTPDNSIVSWLPPYHDMGLIQGALLPMFVGFPATLMSPMTFLRDPLCWLRAIAEADNVVAGGPNLAYGLCAKRVSPDAAAALDLSGWDIAFVGAEPVDPNTLRAFTDAFAISGFRPQAFAPVYGLAESTLYVNGGARGAGMRSRHFSAADLEGGHAIAKPNGRELISVGPVGPDIAVVDRDTGARCAADRIGEIWLRGPSITGGYWNKPAETAAAFGATIAGEGETRYLRTGDLGFVCDGELYISGRSKELMIVHGRNLFPQDIERTILAGHPGLRRGGCAVFAAHVDNQDRIMVVSELDQALEPDGAAALEDSIRDVVSREHAVSVHRVVFVGKGEVPKTTSGKIQRRKLHEIYSTAEEFEESVR, encoded by the coding sequence ATGCAGAGATCGCGAGGCAAGGCACAGGATTACCGGGAGTCTGGCGCCCGCACCCTGGTCGACGTGCTGTCGGCGCGCCTGCTCGACACACCCCATCGTCCGGCCTACATCTTCGCCGGCCGCCGCGAGCAACGGCAGGTGATCGACCATCGCGAACTGTGGGAGCGGGTCGCGGGATTGGCCGAACGCATCATCGCCGAGACCGAGCGGGGAGACCGGGTAGCGCTGCTGTGCCCGCCGGGTCCCGACTTCGTCTGCGGCTTCTTCGCCTGCCTGACGACGTGCAGAATCGCAGTGCCGGTTCATCTTCCGCTCTCCGCGCCGCAGGTCGCGAAGTTGACCGCCATCCTGCGCGACAGCGGTGCGCGCGCGGCGATCGCGCCGCTGTCGGTGGTCCCGGTCGACAGCGCCCAACTGGGCGGCATCCGGCTCATCGACAGCGAGCAGGCGGGCCGCGGCCTCGGCTTCGAACCGGAATTCGCACCCGATCCGGACGATATCGCCTTCCTGCAGTACACCTCCGGCTCCACCGGCATGCCCAAGGGCGTGATGGTCCGCCATCGCAACCTGATGGAGAACCTGGGCACGCTGCGCGCGAAATACCGTCTGACGCCGGACAATTCGATCGTCTCCTGGCTGCCGCCCTACCATGACATGGGCTTGATCCAGGGCGCGCTGCTGCCGATGTTCGTCGGTTTCCCCGCCACCCTCATGTCGCCCATGACCTTCCTGCGCGACCCGCTGTGCTGGCTGCGCGCCATCGCCGAGGCCGACAACGTCGTGGCGGGCGGCCCCAACCTCGCCTACGGCCTGTGCGCCAAACGCGTGTCGCCGGACGCGGCCGCCGCCCTGGATCTGAGCGGCTGGGACATCGCCTTCGTCGGCGCGGAACCGGTGGACCCGAATACGTTGCGCGCCTTCACGGATGCGTTCGCGATCAGCGGTTTCCGCCCCCAGGCGTTCGCGCCCGTGTACGGGCTGGCCGAGTCCACCCTCTACGTCAACGGCGGCGCGCGCGGCGCGGGCATGCGCTCGCGGCACTTCTCGGCGGCCGACCTGGAGGGCGGTCACGCGATCGCCAAACCCAATGGGCGCGAACTGATCAGCGTCGGCCCGGTCGGGCCGGACATCGCGGTGGTCGACCGCGACACCGGCGCGCGCTGCGCCGCGGACCGGATCGGTGAGATCTGGCTGCGCGGCCCGAGCATAACCGGCGGGTACTGGAACAAGCCCGCCGAGACCGCGGCCGCGTTCGGGGCGACCATCGCCGGGGAGGGCGAGACGCGCTATCTGCGCACCGGTGATCTCGGATTCGTCTGTGACGGCGAGCTCTACATCTCCGGCCGCAGCAAGGAACTGATGATCGTGCACGGCCGCAACCTGTTCCCGCAGGACATCGAGCGCACCATCCTGGCCGGGCATCCCGGCCTGCGTCGCGGCGGCTGCGCGGTCTTCGCCGCCCATGTCGACAACCAGGACCGGATCATGGTGGTGAGCGAACTCGACCAGGCCCTGGAGCCCGACGGCGCTGCGGCACTGGAGGATTCGATTCGCGACGTGGTCAGCCGCGAGCACGCGGTGAGCGTGCACCGGGTGGTGTTCGTCGGCAAGGGCGAGGTGCCCAAGACCACCAGCGGCAAGATCCAGCGCCGGAAGCTGCACGAAATCTATTCGACGGCAGAGGAATTCGAGGAGAGCGTGCGATGA